The Clostridioides sp. ES-S-0010-02 genome window below encodes:
- a CDS encoding efflux RND transporter permease subunit, with protein MNLTHTSVKRPLTIIMVFLVLIVFGGIGYKKMSINLMPDIEIPVVMVMTTWTGAGPQDVDEQVSQKVDESLSSVSNVSSTISSSQESVSMVVAQFEFGTNLDEIMNDVRSKVDALQTSLPDDAAKPTVLKLDMNAQAIGQLVISGGNNNAQALRKYAEDVIQPKIESIDGTTSADIKGGEKAQVNVIADPSVLSNYGVSLSTIKGILSSSNKTFPYGSITQGEDKIVLRSIDKLESLDDIKQIQIPVKGGNTVNLDTLCSVDYGFADKDSIYRYNGKSSLVIDISKQQDANTVKVMQDAYKYVDELNKENPQFKIKIANDTSAYISESINSVMSNLLISAVIAFVVIFAFLKSVRASLVVAVAIPISIIGAIAVLYFTGESLNLITASSLVISVGMVVDNATVVIENIFKYRKSGRLSIDDCAIEGTRTVTNAILASTLTTIAIFLPIMFTEGIAKITFGALGKTLIASLAFSFIGAITLVPSVFAKLSRGKSSEKMKEKDSPIFDKVSEGYKRLLSVCLRHQKLVVISSLLIFVASLFGMSFIGMDFMPAADKGELAISIELPKGLSLEANDYYVSMTEKKVSDIPEIKTLITSLTSDSNNNSASIAIELESQKNRKRTTDEIEKEIIDRVATVPDCKINVSQNSSVMGGTSGADFTLEMKGPDLDVLKILGKEVEKEFSSIKGFRNVETSLTDTTQEAQFTIDKHRAQEYGVNTAEIAGLLRTAINGDSVTTATIDDYKVDVNLKFKADSIDNLEDIKQLKVNSTTGNEVPLGAFSDIKMVDGLQSISRTDGDFSVNITATLDNLDAGTATKLALEKTNKMLIPKDYSIGVGGETEMMNESMASLGFSMVIAIALVYMVMVAQFESFSKPFIIMFCVPFAFVGVVLSLLVTGQSLSTVGMLGIILLIGIVVNNGIVLIDYIEQLRKANSSNDLIGLVSIGCAARLRPVLMTTATTILGMLPTALSLGEGGETMQPLAVVIMGGLTVSTLITLVLIPTIYLIFDKWENKFSDRMPKIFGKITDKIGDIKGKIFKKPKLKAKI; from the coding sequence ATGAATTTAACACATACTTCCGTTAAGCGTCCTCTCACAATCATAATGGTCTTCTTAGTATTAATAGTTTTTGGTGGTATTGGATATAAAAAAATGTCAATAAATCTAATGCCTGATATAGAAATACCTGTTGTAATGGTTATGACTACTTGGACAGGTGCAGGTCCTCAAGACGTTGACGAACAAGTTAGCCAAAAAGTTGATGAAAGTTTATCATCTGTTTCAAATGTAAGCTCAACTATATCAAGTTCACAAGAAAGTGTTTCTATGGTCGTAGCTCAATTTGAATTTGGAACCAACCTAGATGAAATAATGAACGATGTTAGATCTAAAGTAGATGCATTACAAACTAGTTTACCAGATGATGCAGCTAAGCCAACAGTACTAAAATTAGATATGAATGCACAAGCTATAGGTCAGCTTGTTATATCTGGTGGAAATAATAATGCACAAGCACTAAGAAAATACGCTGAAGATGTAATTCAGCCTAAAATAGAATCTATAGATGGTACTACATCAGCAGACATTAAAGGTGGAGAAAAAGCTCAAGTTAATGTAATAGCTGACCCATCAGTTCTTTCAAATTATGGAGTTAGTTTATCAACTATAAAAGGTATTTTATCATCTAGTAATAAAACATTCCCTTATGGTTCAATTACTCAAGGTGAAGATAAGATAGTCTTAAGATCAATTGATAAATTAGAATCTTTGGATGATATAAAACAGATTCAAATTCCTGTAAAAGGAGGAAACACTGTTAACTTAGATACTCTTTGTAGTGTAGATTATGGATTTGCAGACAAAGATAGTATTTATAGATACAATGGAAAAAGCAGTTTAGTAATAGATATTTCTAAGCAACAAGATGCAAATACTGTAAAAGTTATGCAAGATGCATATAAATATGTAGATGAATTGAATAAAGAAAATCCACAATTTAAAATTAAAATTGCCAATGATACAAGTGCTTACATAAGCGAATCAATAAACAGCGTAATGAGCAATTTACTTATAAGTGCAGTTATTGCATTTGTAGTAATATTTGCTTTCTTAAAAAGTGTAAGAGCTTCATTAGTTGTTGCAGTGGCAATACCAATTTCTATAATAGGAGCAATAGCTGTTCTCTATTTTACAGGCGAAAGTTTAAACCTTATCACTGCAAGTTCATTGGTAATTTCAGTTGGTATGGTCGTTGATAATGCTACAGTTGTAATTGAAAACATATTTAAATACAGGAAAAGTGGTCGTTTGAGCATTGATGATTGTGCTATTGAAGGTACAAGAACTGTCACCAATGCAATACTAGCATCAACATTGACTACTATAGCTATATTCTTACCTATTATGTTTACAGAAGGTATAGCCAAAATAACATTTGGGGCTTTAGGTAAAACACTTATAGCTTCTCTAGCCTTCTCTTTTATAGGTGCAATTACTCTTGTTCCTAGTGTATTTGCAAAACTAAGTAGAGGTAAAAGTAGTGAAAAAATGAAGGAAAAAGATAGCCCTATATTTGATAAGGTAAGTGAAGGATATAAAAGATTACTAAGTGTATGCTTAAGACATCAGAAATTAGTAGTAATATCAAGTTTACTTATATTTGTAGCTTCTCTATTCGGAATGAGCTTTATAGGTATGGACTTTATGCCTGCAGCAGATAAAGGAGAATTGGCTATTTCTATAGAACTTCCAAAGGGTCTTAGCTTAGAAGCTAATGATTATTATGTTTCTATGACAGAGAAAAAAGTTTCAGATATTCCAGAAATCAAGACATTGATAACAAGTTTGACATCAGACTCAAATAATAATAGTGCAAGTATAGCAATTGAATTGGAATCTCAAAAAAATAGAAAAAGAACTACCGATGAAATAGAAAAAGAAATAATTGATAGAGTTGCTACTGTTCCAGATTGTAAAATAAATGTAAGTCAAAATAGTAGTGTTATGGGTGGAACTTCAGGAGCAGACTTCACATTAGAGATGAAGGGCCCTGATTTGGATGTATTAAAGATATTAGGAAAAGAAGTTGAAAAAGAATTCAGTTCTATAAAAGGATTTAGAAATGTAGAGACTTCCCTTACAGATACAACACAAGAAGCTCAATTTACAATAGACAAACATAGAGCTCAAGAATACGGTGTAAATACAGCAGAAATTGCAGGATTATTGCGTACTGCAATAAATGGTGATTCAGTTACTACTGCTACTATTGATGACTACAAAGTCGATGTAAATCTAAAGTTTAAAGCAGATAGTATCGATAATCTAGAAGATATAAAACAGTTAAAAGTAAATTCTACAACTGGAAATGAAGTACCTCTTGGAGCTTTCTCGGATATAAAAATGGTAGATGGTTTACAGTCCATATCAAGAACTGATGGTGATTTTTCTGTAAATATAACTGCAACACTTGATAATTTAGATGCTGGTACAGCTACAAAATTAGCATTAGAAAAAACTAATAAGATGCTAATCCCTAAAGACTACTCTATTGGTGTTGGTGGAGAAACAGAAATGATGAATGAATCTATGGCCAGTCTTGGATTCTCAATGGTTATAGCCATAGCACTTGTTTATATGGTAATGGTAGCTCAATTTGAATCATTTAGTAAACCATTTATAATAATGTTCTGTGTGCCATTTGCATTTGTTGGAGTTGTACTTTCTCTTTTGGTAACTGGTCAAAGTTTAAGTACTGTAGGTATGTTAGGTATAATCTTACTTATCGGTATCGTTGTTAACAATGGTATAGTTCTTATTGACTACATAGAACAACTTAGAAAAGCAAATAGTAGTAATGATTTAATTGGATTGGTTTCAATTGGTTGTGCTGCGAGACTAAGACCCGTTTTAATGACAACTGCAACAACAATTCTAGGTATGTTACCAACAGCATTATCTCTTGGTGAAGGTGGAGAAACAATGCAACCACTAGCCGTAGTTATAATGGGTGGGCTTACTGTATCTACACTAATAACACTAGTACTTATCCCTACTATATATTTAATATTTGATAAGTGGGAAAATAAGTTTTCAGATAGGATGCCTAAAATATTTGGTAAAATAACAGATAAAATAGGAGATATAAAAGGAAAAATATTTAAGAAACCAAAATTAAAAGCTAAAATTTAA
- a CDS encoding efflux RND transporter periplasmic adaptor subunit, protein MKRYLVVFLMCSSLFLVGCGKTDEPEPEKPIAVSVQKAVGGEIENTNAFSGTTKVKDETSVTAQTAGTVQEVYVKLGQNVRKGDDLLSITSEDLENSVKQSKASLDLAKASYASATGGALEAQVNQAKTALDSAKLQYDESQRNYDNNKVLYEQEVISLDQFKKIEVALEQSKQQLDSAQRAYNTATSKSIPQAKSLAKKQLDQAQVSYNLAMSNLDKLTLKAPVDGTITAKNFDSKEMITQSQPAFVISNPNILEVGLNVTEADIAKFKKDGNVDVVIEDQRVLGKIDYVPSVVDPQTSLYPVKILVTNTNNKFKAGMSAQVNLSVEKENGAVTVPKKAIFEENGKKYVYIATKDNIAKKTLVQTGIVTEDKIAIKSGVSEKDTVVIGGISLISDGTKIFPVEKEK, encoded by the coding sequence ATGAAAAGATATTTAGTAGTTTTTTTAATGTGTAGTTCACTGTTCTTAGTTGGATGTGGAAAAACAGATGAACCTGAACCAGAAAAACCTATAGCAGTCTCTGTTCAAAAGGCAGTAGGTGGAGAAATAGAAAATACAAATGCTTTCTCAGGAACTACAAAAGTTAAAGATGAGACATCAGTTACTGCTCAAACTGCTGGCACAGTTCAAGAAGTTTATGTGAAACTTGGCCAAAATGTAAGAAAAGGTGATGATTTATTGAGTATAACTAGTGAAGATTTAGAAAACAGTGTAAAACAGTCTAAAGCATCACTAGATTTAGCAAAAGCAAGTTATGCAAGTGCTACTGGGGGTGCATTAGAAGCTCAAGTGAATCAAGCAAAAACAGCTCTTGATAGCGCAAAACTTCAATATGATGAATCCCAAAGAAATTATGACAATAACAAGGTTCTTTATGAGCAGGAAGTAATTAGTTTAGACCAATTTAAAAAAATAGAAGTTGCTTTAGAACAATCAAAACAACAACTAGATTCTGCACAAAGAGCATACAATACAGCAACTTCAAAAAGTATACCTCAAGCTAAATCACTTGCTAAAAAACAACTTGACCAAGCTCAAGTATCATATAACTTAGCAATGAGTAACTTAGATAAGCTGACATTAAAAGCTCCAGTGGATGGAACAATCACAGCCAAAAACTTTGACTCAAAAGAGATGATAACACAATCACAACCAGCCTTTGTTATTTCTAATCCTAATATATTAGAAGTAGGCTTAAATGTAACAGAAGCAGATATAGCTAAATTTAAAAAGGATGGTAATGTAGATGTTGTTATTGAAGACCAAAGAGTTTTAGGAAAGATAGATTATGTTCCTTCAGTAGTTGACCCTCAGACATCTTTATATCCTGTTAAAATACTTGTTACTAATACTAACAACAAATTTAAAGCAGGAATGTCTGCACAAGTAAACTTAAGCGTTGAAAAAGAAAATGGAGCTGTTACAGTACCTAAAAAAGCAATATTTGAAGAAAATGGAAAAAAATATGTATACATAGCAACTAAAGATAACATAGCAAAGAAAACATTAGTTCAAACTGGAATTGTAACAGAGGATAAAATAGCAATCAAAAGTGGTGTAAGTGAAAAAGATACAGTGGTTATTGGGGGGATAAGTCTTATTTCTGATGGAACTAAGATATTTCCTGTAGAAAAGGAGAAATAG
- a CDS encoding MarR family transcriptional regulator → MDNDNILKIADSFLDFLFVLQNNIFKENDLLKKFQNNSDMMKEYFGECPMAPSHAKVILYLMTSNSSSISQIASNLGILKSNMTPIIDRLVEHNLVNKFPDPKDRRVLRVELTDKAFELFDIVQSILKESIVKKLSNLSDEELTLLDEHTLKLSEIVKKLV, encoded by the coding sequence ATGGATAACGATAATATACTTAAAATAGCAGACTCTTTTTTAGACTTTTTATTTGTACTTCAAAATAATATATTCAAAGAAAACGATTTGTTAAAAAAATTTCAAAACAACTCAGATATGATGAAAGAGTATTTTGGAGAGTGTCCAATGGCTCCATCACATGCAAAGGTAATTCTTTATCTTATGACATCAAACTCATCATCAATTTCTCAAATAGCTTCTAATTTAGGAATACTAAAATCAAATATGACACCAATTATTGATAGATTGGTAGAGCATAATTTAGTAAATAAATTTCCTGACCCAAAAGACAGAAGAGTTCTTAGAGTTGAATTGACAGATAAAGCATTTGAATTATTTGATATTGTACAATCTATTCTTAAAGAGTCTATAGTAAAGAAACTATCAAATCTTTCTGATGAGGAACTAACTTTATTAGATGAACATACACTTAAACTATCAGAAATAGTAAAAAAATTAGTTTAA